One genomic window of Monodelphis domestica isolate mMonDom1 chromosome 1, mMonDom1.pri, whole genome shotgun sequence includes the following:
- the LOC100015441 gene encoding metallothionein-1E-like, with amino-acid sequence MDPDCDCVSGGSCTCANSCKCKSCQCTSCKKSCCSCCPVGCAKCAQGCVCKAPQTESCSCCH; translated from the exons ATGGACCCCGACTGTGACTGCGTGAGCG gtgGCTCTTGCACCTGTGCAAACTCCTGCAAATGTAAATCTTGTCAGTGTACCTCCTGCAAGAAAA GCTGCTGCTCCTGTTGCCCAGTGGGATGTGCCAAGTGTGCTCAGGGCTGTGTCTGCAAAGCCCCCCAGACTGAGAGTTGCAGCTGTTGCCACTGA